The Bacillus vallismortis genome window below encodes:
- the rseP gene encoding RIP metalloprotease RseP encodes MFVNTVIAFIIIFGTLVFFHELGHLLLAQRAGILCREFAIGFGPKIFSFKKNETVYTIRLLPVGGFVRMAGEDPEMIEVKPGYTVGLLFNKDDQVEKVIINQKEKYPDALVIEVETADLEHDMKITGYEQGKEDELSSFAVSETSFFIVDGEEVQIAPYNRQFGSKPVWQRIKAIAAGPIMNFILAYVILVMLGLIQGVPSNEPVLGQLTDNGRAAEAGLKEGDYIQSINGEKMRSWTDIVSAVKENPEKEMDVAVKRDNKTLHISVTPEAVKDENKKTIGRFGSYAPTEKGVLSAVAYGATSTVDVTKAILTNLSKLVTGQFKLDMLSGPVGIYDMTDQVAKTGLVNLFQFAAFLSINLGIVNLLPIPALDGGRLLFLFIEAIRGKPINREKEAFVVFIGVAFLMLLMLVVTWNDIQRLFL; translated from the coding sequence ATGTTCGTGAATACAGTTATAGCGTTTATTATTATTTTCGGAACGCTCGTTTTCTTCCATGAACTGGGTCATTTATTGCTAGCCCAAAGAGCGGGAATTCTCTGCCGTGAATTTGCGATCGGATTCGGTCCGAAGATTTTTTCTTTCAAAAAAAATGAAACAGTTTATACCATCAGGCTGCTTCCGGTCGGCGGATTTGTCCGTATGGCCGGCGAAGATCCGGAAATGATTGAGGTAAAACCCGGTTACACGGTCGGGCTTCTGTTTAATAAAGACGATCAAGTTGAGAAAGTCATCATCAATCAAAAGGAAAAATACCCGGATGCTTTAGTCATTGAAGTAGAAACTGCGGATTTAGAGCATGACATGAAGATCACCGGCTATGAACAGGGGAAAGAAGATGAACTTTCCAGCTTTGCTGTCAGTGAAACATCCTTTTTCATTGTAGACGGAGAAGAAGTGCAGATTGCGCCGTATAATCGCCAATTTGGTTCCAAACCTGTGTGGCAGCGAATTAAAGCGATTGCTGCAGGGCCGATTATGAACTTTATTTTAGCTTACGTCATTTTAGTGATGCTTGGGCTGATTCAAGGCGTGCCGTCAAATGAGCCTGTGCTCGGGCAGCTGACTGACAATGGACGGGCGGCCGAAGCGGGGCTAAAAGAAGGGGACTATATTCAAAGCATTAACGGAGAGAAAATGAGGTCTTGGACGGACATTGTCTCTGCTGTAAAAGAAAATCCGGAAAAAGAAATGGACGTTGCAGTAAAAAGAGATAACAAAACGCTTCATATTTCAGTGACTCCGGAAGCTGTTAAAGATGAGAACAAAAAAACAATCGGGCGTTTCGGTTCCTATGCGCCGACTGAAAAAGGCGTTCTCTCAGCAGTTGCTTACGGCGCGACTTCAACAGTTGATGTCACTAAAGCCATTTTAACCAACTTAAGCAAATTAGTAACAGGCCAATTTAAACTTGATATGTTGTCAGGTCCTGTCGGCATATATGACATGACAGACCAGGTGGCGAAAACAGGGTTAGTGAACTTATTCCAGTTTGCTGCGTTTTTAAGCATTAACCTTGGGATTGTCAACCTGCTTCCGATTCCGGCGCTTGACGGAGGAAGGTTGTTATTTCTATTTATTGAAGCGATTCGGGGCAAACCGATTAACAGGGAAAAAGAAGCATTTGTTGTGTTTATCGGAGTAGCTTTCTTAATGCTTCTTATGCTGGTTGTCACATGGAACGATATCCAGCGGCTGTTCTTGTAA
- the proS gene encoding proline--tRNA ligase, with amino-acid sequence MRQSLTLIPTLREVPADAEAKSHQLLLRAGFIRQNTSGVYSYMPLAYKVIQNIQQIVREEMEKIDAVEMLMPALQQAETWQESGRWYTYGPELMRLKDRHGREFALGATHEEVITSLVRDEVKSYKRLPLTLYQIQSKFRDEKRPRFGLLRGREFIMKDAYSFHASEESLDNTYQKMYEAYSNIFARCGINVRPVIADSGAMGGKDTHEFMALSAIGEDTIAYSDESQYAANIEMAEVLYQEVPSDEEPQALEKVHTPNVKTIEELTAYLQVSAEACMKSVLFKADDRFVLVLVRGDHEVNEIKVKNLLHAEVVELASQEEVIQQLGTEPGFVGPVGVKQDVEVYADHAVKAMVNAVAGANEGDHHYKNVNVNRDAQIKEFADLRFIKEGDPSPDGKGTIRFAEGIEVGQVFKLGTRYSEAMNATYLDENGRAQPMLMGCYGIGVSRTLSAIAEQHHDDKGLIWPKSVAPYDLHILALNVKNDGQRELAEKLYADLKAEGYGVLYDDRAERAGVKFADSDLIGLPIRITVGKRADEGIVEVKIRKTGESTEISADELSAFISKQ; translated from the coding sequence ATGAGACAAAGCTTGACGCTTATTCCTACGCTCCGTGAAGTTCCAGCTGATGCCGAAGCAAAAAGCCATCAGCTTCTTCTGAGAGCAGGGTTTATCAGACAGAATACGAGCGGGGTATACAGCTATATGCCTCTTGCGTATAAAGTGATTCAAAACATTCAGCAGATTGTTCGTGAAGAAATGGAGAAAATAGATGCCGTGGAAATGCTTATGCCCGCATTGCAGCAGGCTGAGACATGGCAGGAATCAGGCAGATGGTATACGTATGGTCCTGAACTGATGAGACTAAAAGACCGTCATGGCCGTGAATTTGCTTTAGGGGCAACGCATGAAGAAGTTATCACTTCACTTGTTCGCGATGAGGTTAAATCTTATAAGCGTCTCCCTCTGACTCTGTATCAAATTCAGTCTAAGTTCAGAGATGAAAAACGTCCCCGCTTCGGTTTGTTAAGAGGACGCGAATTTATTATGAAGGATGCGTATTCTTTCCATGCATCTGAAGAGAGCTTGGATAATACGTATCAAAAAATGTACGAGGCTTATTCTAATATTTTTGCCCGTTGCGGCATTAATGTAAGACCTGTCATCGCCGATTCAGGCGCAATGGGGGGAAAGGATACGCACGAGTTTATGGCACTTTCTGCAATCGGAGAGGATACGATTGCATATTCTGATGAATCACAGTATGCGGCTAATATCGAAATGGCTGAAGTTCTTTATCAAGAAGTCCCTTCTGATGAAGAGCCTCAAGCTTTAGAGAAAGTCCACACGCCTAACGTGAAAACAATCGAAGAACTGACTGCGTATTTACAGGTTTCCGCTGAAGCCTGCATGAAGTCAGTGCTGTTTAAAGCAGATGACCGTTTCGTCTTAGTGCTTGTAAGAGGGGACCATGAAGTTAACGAGATTAAAGTGAAAAACTTGCTTCATGCAGAAGTTGTGGAGCTTGCCTCACAAGAAGAGGTTATTCAGCAGCTTGGAACAGAACCGGGTTTTGTCGGCCCTGTCGGTGTCAAACAAGATGTTGAAGTATATGCCGATCATGCTGTTAAAGCAATGGTCAATGCTGTTGCCGGTGCAAATGAAGGAGATCATCACTATAAAAATGTCAACGTAAACCGTGACGCGCAAATTAAAGAATTTGCTGATCTTCGTTTTATTAAAGAGGGTGATCCTTCACCAGACGGCAAAGGTACAATCCGTTTTGCAGAAGGAATCGAAGTCGGACAAGTCTTTAAGCTTGGAACACGCTATTCAGAGGCGATGAATGCGACATACTTAGATGAAAACGGTCGCGCGCAGCCAATGCTGATGGGCTGTTACGGAATCGGTGTGTCAAGAACGCTTTCTGCTATTGCTGAACAGCACCACGACGATAAAGGATTGATATGGCCAAAAAGCGTTGCGCCGTACGATCTTCATATTCTTGCTTTGAACGTGAAAAACGATGGGCAAAGAGAGCTTGCTGAAAAGCTGTATGCCGATTTAAAAGCGGAAGGCTATGGAGTGCTCTATGATGATCGTGCTGAGCGCGCCGGTGTAAAATTCGCTGATTCAGATCTCATCGGCCTTCCAATCCGCATTACTGTCGGAAAACGTGCGGACGAAGGAATTGTCGAAGTGAAAATCCGTAAAACGGGTGAATCAACTGAAATTTCAGCAGACGAACTATCTGCTTTTATCAGCAAGCAGTAA